In Streptomyces sp. NBC_01426, one genomic interval encodes:
- a CDS encoding CGNR zinc finger domain-containing protein, with the protein MQIPHDTRRALDVVVALVNTAAEPGRTDGLSDLGALRGFVREYAISDVGELGARDLSGVRAVRGKFAQVFAAPNSRAAATQINELVATAGTTPRLTDHDGYDWHVHYFAPGASLGDHLAADGGMALAFIVVSGEEERLRRCEAPDCRRAFVDLSRNRSRRYCDSRTCGNRLHVAAYRARRKEADAHGSEQEEVVHGGEQQQGSDHP; encoded by the coding sequence GTGCAGATCCCCCACGACACCCGTCGCGCGCTCGACGTCGTCGTCGCGCTGGTGAACACCGCGGCCGAGCCCGGCCGCACGGACGGGCTGTCGGACCTGGGCGCACTGCGCGGATTCGTCCGCGAGTACGCGATCAGCGACGTCGGCGAGCTCGGCGCCCGCGACCTGTCCGGGGTGCGCGCGGTGCGCGGCAAGTTCGCCCAGGTGTTCGCGGCGCCGAACTCGCGCGCGGCCGCCACGCAGATCAACGAACTGGTGGCCACGGCGGGCACGACCCCCCGCCTGACCGACCACGACGGCTACGACTGGCACGTGCACTACTTCGCGCCCGGTGCCTCGCTGGGTGACCACCTGGCCGCGGACGGCGGCATGGCGCTGGCCTTCATCGTGGTCTCCGGCGAGGAGGAGCGGCTGCGCCGCTGCGAGGCACCGGACTGCCGGCGCGCCTTCGTGGACCTGTCCCGGAACCGGTCGCGTCGCTACTGCGACAGCCGGACCTGCGGGAACCGGTTGCACGTGGCGGCCTACCGGGCGCGCCGCAAGGAAGCGGACGCGCACGGGTCAGAGCAGGAAGAGGTCGTGCACGGCGGCGAGCAGCAGCAGGGTT